The Ichthyobacterium seriolicida sequence CAAGCTGCTGAAAATGCTGCTACTGAAGCTACAAAAGCTGAAAATGCTAAGACTGAGGCTGAACAAGCTCAGCAAGCTGCTGAAAATGCTAGAGACGCTGCCATTGCTGCTGCTAAAAAAGCTCAGACTGAGGCTATTAAAGCTCTTGCTGCTGATGCTACTACTAAGGCTGGAGAAGCTCAACAAGCTGCTACAGTTGCTGAAAATGCTAAGACTACAGCTGAACAAGCTCAGACTGCTGCTGAACAAGCTCAGAATGATGCTGAAACTGCTTTTAATTCCGTTAATAGTTTACTTTCTGAAAATGGAGATGTTAAGACTGCTGCTGAACAAGCTAAGCAAGCTGCTCAGGAAGCTGCTACTCAGGCTCAAGCTGCTAAGACTGCTGCTACAACTGCTAAGACTGCTGCTCAGGAGGCTGAACAAGCTAAAAATGATGCTAAAAATGCTAAGAATGTAGCTGAAGCTTCTAATACTACTGTTACTGCCGCTAAAAATGCTGCTGATTCTGCTGCTTCTGAAGCTCAAAAAGCTGAAGAAGCTAAGAAAAAAGCTGAAACCGCTAAGGGTACTGCTGAAGCTGCTAGAGATACTGCCATTGCTGCTGCTAAAAAAACTCAAATTGAGGCTGCTAAGGCTCTTGCTACCAAAGCTTCTGATGAAGCTGAAAAAGCTAAAACTGCTGCTGATACTGCTTCTACTCAAGCTGGAAACGCTAAAGATGCTGCTGATACTGCCTCTACTAAGGCTAATACTGCTAAGGACGCTGTTGATGCTTTAGTTACTGCTCTAAGTACAGGTACTGCAGACGCCACTGCAGCCAAAAACGCTGCTGATGATGCTGCTACTAAGGCTGAAGAAGCTAAAACTACTGCTGCTGATGCTGCTACTAAGGCTGGATTATCACAGACTGCTGCCCAAACTACTGTTGCTGAAGTTGCAAAAGTTAAAACTGCCGTTGAGGCTTTAGTTGCTGCTTTAACTAGAGATGCTGCTAATGATGCTCTTCAAAAAGCTACTGAGGCCCAGAATGCTGCTGATTCTGCCTTGGTAAAGGCTACAGCTGCTAAGGAAGCTGCTGATACTGCTGTTCAAAAAGCTACTGAAGCTGCTACCAAGGCAGAAGAAGTTAAACAAACTATAGAGACTGCTAAAACTGCTACTGCTGATGCTATTGACCCTACTGTTGCTAAAACTGCTGCCGAAAAAGCTACTGAAGCTAAGACTGCTGCCGAACAAGCTGCTACTAACGCTGGGACCGCTAAGAACGCTGCTGAGGAAGCTTTGAATAAAGCTACTGATGCTAAGAATGCTATTGATGCTGCTAAGACAGCCATTGAAGCTATTACGATTCCTCAATCCTAAAAATAGATTTAAAAACGGTTTCAGTTAACAAAAAAAGGGGTGTTTTTATGCCCCTTTTTTAATTCCATTAAATCAGGTTTATCTGAAAAATTTAATTAATATTTCTTTCTTTACATTTTTTAAATATAAACTACCTTGGTAGACTTAAAATTAATCTATCTTAATAGTATTGAAATTATGAAAATATTTAATCTAAGAAAAGCATCATTGCTCATATTGTCAGTTCTTTTTACGTTTTCGTGTGATAAGAACAAAGTATTTCCTGAAAATGAAGATTCTCAAAGCACAATTCCTAAAGAGATAATCAGTGTAAAGTTAAAGGAATCTCAAAATCCTCAAATAGGGGGTGTTGATATAACCGCTAAAGTTATTGAATCAAACGGGCAAAAAATCTATGTTTTATTATTGCCTAATGATGTAGATGCTGAAATTAAAGAGTTTAAACCTACGATTGAGATATCCGAAAATACTACTATAATCCCTGAGAGTGGTTTAGCTCAAGAATTGGGAAAGATTGTTTTTACTGAAAATGTTTTTGATTTATACCAATCAGGTGTAGAATATACTGTTACAGCTACTCAAGACAACTCAACTAAAAAATATAAAGTTATAGCTTTTAGAGCTCCCGATGCTATTAATGCTGCTGAAACTGCAATTAAGGCTAATGATAAGCTTTTAACAAATTCTGATATTACTGCTACATCTGTTGATGATCTAAACCAAACTATAACATTTGGTTCTGCAGAAAATCCTAATCTAAAAAATGAAGTTGCCGATGAGAGTATTGAATTAGGTATAACTGTAGAATTTAATAGGGGAATTCCACATGGGGGTAAAGATAATTATGAGAAAATCCCTCCCCCAACTACTCCAGCTAGAGCTACCTTCAATAAGAAAGAAGAAGATGAAAATACTTATGAAGCCATTATTCCAATCACTTATAAAATAGAGGATATAGCCTTTGTAAATCAATATAAAGCTATCATATATAAAAAATCTGATACTCAGGTTGAACAAGAGAAACTAATTGATACTGCTATTGCACCCATTAAAAAAAAGATTGAAGCTTTAGTAACTGTTGCTAATATCTTTAATAATGAAGTTAGTGCTGCTAAAACTTCTATTATTATAGGATATATTCAGAATACTCAGGTTGAAGCTGTTAAGACTGCTGCTGATGCTGCTGTTGCTAAAGCTTATGACGTTATATCTGCCGTTACTACCTTAGACTTAGATGAAATTGATGAGGCTGTTAAATCCGCTATTGATAAAGCTAAGACTGCTGCTGAAAAAGTTAAAGAGTCCACTGAAAAAGCTAAAGAAGCTATTATCACTGCTGCTGCTATTGAACCTGCTAAATTTACTGTTGAGGCTTCTCGTGAACTTGGCATGACTTGTATAGCTGCTGATGAAGCTAAGAAAGCTATTGAAGAGGCTAATGAAGCTCTTAATCTCTGAATCTACCAAGGGCTAGTTAAATCTTAAAAGAATTAACCACTATAGTTATTTGCTGTAGTGGTTTTTTTATATGACCGCTAGCTTAAACTCGGTTAATAAAAGCAAATGTATTTTTTTAGATAAAAAGAAATGAAAAATAAAAAGGCTCCAAAAAAAATAAGCTTATCTTTTCTCTTTTTATCTTTTTATCTTTTTATCTTTTTAAAAACTTGGGAGAAATTTGTTTCGGTATAAAACTTTTGAGTACATAACTAAAACATTTCTGTTTTGTGTGACACACAATATATTATTTTTTCGCAATATATTTTTTTTTAGTAGGTAGATAGATTGGCAAAAAAGTTTAATCCTAAAAATAGGTAGATAGATTGGCAAAAAAGTTTAATCCTAAAAAATGGTGCAAAAAACAAAGAAGACGAGTTTTGTTTGATTAGTAAAAAAGTTAAGGGAAAAAGATCATGTCTAATCTATTTTAATATAACTATGATTAATCTGGATTAATCTAATTCAGGTTAATAATTTCATTAACTAAAATTATTAAGTATAAAAAATAACTTTGCAAGAATTTTAAAACCATTATAGTTTAATAGTATAACTAAAAAAGGAAAATATATTTGTCGTTGTGACGATTATTATTTTGACCTTGTCGTAGTTTTTTATGGGAAAAAAAATAAGATTAGGAACCAGAAGTAGTCAATTAGCTATGTATCAAGCAAGGCTAGTAGAACAAAAAATAAGAGAATTTGGATGTGAAATTGAAATAGTGCCTATAAAATCCACAGGAGATTTAATATTAGACACTCCCATATACGACTTGAATATAGTAGGCGTATTTACCAAATCTTTGGATATAGCCCTTCTGAATAACGATATAGATATCGCCGTTCATTCTATGAAAGACGTTCCAACTTCATTACCCCAAGGCATAGTGCAAGGCGCTGTATTAAAACGTGGAAACACTCGAGATGCCTTAGTTTATGCCGACGATGATATACTAAATAATTTTGACAAAAAAATCAATATAGCAACTGGAAGTCTCAGAAGAAAAGCTTTTTGGAAAAACAAATACCCAAATCACATAATACACGATTTGAGAGGTAATGTAAACAATCGCCTCAAAGAGATTCAAAAACCTAATATAGACGCTGCTATCTTTGCAGAAGTCGGACTAAAGAGGATAAATATTTTACCTGAAAAACACATAATCTTAGATTGGATGATCCCAGCTCCTGCCCAAGGAGCAATAATGATAACATGTAGAAAAGGTGAAACTCAGATCTTAGATATAATTAAAGAGATAAACTGCGAAAAAACTAATCTTTGTGTAGGTATAGAACGAGATTTCTTGAGTGGCCTAGAGGGAGGATGCACAGCTCCTATTGGAGCAATAGCTGAATTAAAAGATGAGAGTATACACTTTAAAGGAGCTCTATTAGATAGAGATGGGAATAAAAAAATATATATAGAAAGGGTTTTCTCGATAAGAGATTCCTCAAATATGGGATTTAAATTAGCTACAGAATGCTTAGAAAGAGGTGGGGATAAAATCATGAGTGAATTAAATAAACTACTCTAGAATAAAAAATAATAGACTCTAAATTTCACATGGATGAAAAAAGCCGTTTAAACCTAGTCGTAGATATAGGTAATACATCGACTAAGATATCCGTATTCGAAAATGAGAGACATCTCTTGTTTGAGAGAATAGATATTTCAAAAGTTGAAAATGTTTTAAAAGATCTTTTTAATAAATACAATATAAGAGCAGCTATCATATCTAATGTAAAAGATAACACAGATTCTGTATACTCTATTATTGAGAAAAAGTGTGAGGTTTTAATCATGTCCAAAGATTTAAAGTTTCCCTTTATAAATAAATACAAGAGCCCTGAAACATTAGGTAGTGATAGGCTCGCCCTAGTAACAGCAGCTACACAGATATTTCCAAATAAAAATGTCCTAGTAATAGATGCTGGAAGCTGCATAACATACGACCTCATAAATGACAATAGAGAATATATGGGAGGAGCCATATCTCCTGGATTACAAATGAGGTTCAAATCATTAAATATGCTGACTGGAAAATTACCCTTAGTGGAATTGGATAAAAAAGTATCCACAATAGGATACGATACTATTTCTTGTATAAACACAGGCGTTTATAAGGGAACCATATATGAGATAGAAGGTTTTATTTCGAAGTATAAAGAAATATTTAAGGAATTAATAATAATAACAACTGGAGGAGATTCTTATAATTTGTTTAGAAAAATACAATGTTTTACATTTGCCCCCCCCCTGCTTTTGCAAAAAGGACTTAATTTTGTTTTGAATAATAACATAGAAAATACCCAGTAGTAACACATGATCTTATCAAAAAAGATATGCCTGTGCATAACATTTATTTTCCCATTATTTTCAATGGGCCAGAAAAATTCTGTCTCTCCTTATTCTAGTTATGGATTAGGAGAGATTAGAAATAGTGCAACCGCGTCGAATCAAATTGGATTAGACGCCACTTATAGCAGCCCTACAGATATAAATATGGCTAATCCAGCTAGTTATGCATCCATTAAGCTAACTGCATTTTCCATGGCTATGACCAATTCTTTTGTAAATATGAAATCCAATGATAAAGAGAGCTCTAGCCCTAATTTTAGATTCGACCACGTAGCTATAGCCTTCCCAATGGGTAATTTTGGATTGAGCATAGGCTTTCTTCCAAAGTTTTCTGTTGGATACGATATCACTAGAAAAACTAAACTAAAAGATGATTCTAAGAGATCAGATTCATTTGAAGGTTATGGAGGGATAAATAAAGCTTATATAGGTTTGGGATACGAAATAATGGATTTTAGAATAGGAGTAAATACTTCTTATTTATTCGGCAAATACACTAATAATAAGATATATGCAACAGATAAATTCAGCTTGTATACTAAAGAGGTTTTCATAAATAATCTAACTGGAGTTCAATTTGATATAGGTGCTCAATACACATTTAGATTAAATGAAAATATCAATTTAAACTTAGGAAGCACATATACTTTTAAAACCCCTTTAAAAGGTAAAGAATCTAATATGATATATACTTATACTAAGGGCGCCTCAATCAATCTGGAAACGGATAAGAAATACGCACTCAAAGAAGAAAAAGATATAACTACTCATATACCTACAAATATGGGATTGGGATTTTCCCTATCTAGTGATATGAAATGGCTTATAGGATTTAACTATGAGAAATATAACAGTGTCAATATGAGTTTCTTCGACAGGGATAAGGAAAAGAACGTGTCATATGGCGATTATCACAAATTATCTATAGGCGGGCATTATATTCCTGATATAACATCTCTGACTAATTTTTTTGAAAAAGTGACATATAAAGCTGGTGCTCATTACACTGTAACACCTTTAATCTTAAATGATCAAACTATAAACGATATAGGAGCCTTCATAGGCTTTGGAATACCTTTTGGAAAATCTTCTATCTCTAGATTAGATCTAGGATTTGAGGTTAATGTAATAGGTAATCAAAGTGATGTACTCATCCGTGAAACTCACTACAACGTAAAAATAGGCATCTCACTAAATGACAAATGGTTTATAGAAAAAAAATATTACTAGAAAGAAGATGAAAATAAAAAGAGCGGAAAAGACATTCAGTCTAAAAATAATTGTTGCCATATTCCTGATTTTTTCAAACTACACTATTGCACAAGAAGGAATTAATGATTATACCAATGAAAATAAGTGTAAAGAAAAACTATCTATCTATTATGAATATTTCAAATCTGGGAATTACAATGATTCTTATAACGCTTGGAAATATTGTTTTGACAACTGTCCAAAATCACATATTAATGTGTACATACACGGACCTAAATTAGTA is a genomic window containing:
- a CDS encoding type III pantothenate kinase, which encodes MDEKSRLNLVVDIGNTSTKISVFENERHLLFERIDISKVENVLKDLFNKYNIRAAIISNVKDNTDSVYSIIEKKCEVLIMSKDLKFPFINKYKSPETLGSDRLALVTAATQIFPNKNVLVIDAGSCITYDLINDNREYMGGAISPGLQMRFKSLNMLTGKLPLVELDKKVSTIGYDTISCINTGVYKGTIYEIEGFISKYKEIFKELIIITTGGDSYNLFRKIQCFTFAPPLLLQKGLNFVLNNNIENTQ
- the hemC gene encoding hydroxymethylbilane synthase — encoded protein: MGKKIRLGTRSSQLAMYQARLVEQKIREFGCEIEIVPIKSTGDLILDTPIYDLNIVGVFTKSLDIALLNNDIDIAVHSMKDVPTSLPQGIVQGAVLKRGNTRDALVYADDDILNNFDKKINIATGSLRRKAFWKNKYPNHIIHDLRGNVNNRLKEIQKPNIDAAIFAEVGLKRINILPEKHIILDWMIPAPAQGAIMITCRKGETQILDIIKEINCEKTNLCVGIERDFLSGLEGGCTAPIGAIAELKDESIHFKGALLDRDGNKKIYIERVFSIRDSSNMGFKLATECLERGGDKIMSELNKLL